In one window of Halomarina pelagica DNA:
- a CDS encoding DUF1405 domain-containing protein encodes MIPDRWARYYLENAPSLVWLLVANVAAVLVGVRYYVETIPGVNTFVWPLYADSPAATFLAALSFATLLPNLGRSVDDAPVNRPLAYLHTLSFVWLVKYGLWTAVALNLRVSLYFPEAWAYFGIMLTHLAFVGEAYLLPYVGRTTRGALTFALGLALLNDLVDYGFATVTGSCALGTVGERCLLYPPLRYEPGLALPLLTVLTTVVSVWLASSAFGRLEEDETIV; translated from the coding sequence ATGATCCCCGACCGGTGGGCGAGGTACTACCTCGAGAACGCGCCGAGTCTGGTGTGGTTGCTCGTCGCGAACGTCGCGGCGGTGCTCGTGGGGGTCCGCTACTACGTCGAGACGATACCGGGCGTGAACACGTTCGTCTGGCCGCTCTACGCCGACTCGCCCGCGGCGACGTTCCTCGCCGCGCTCTCCTTCGCCACGCTCCTGCCCAACCTCGGCCGATCCGTTGACGACGCCCCGGTGAACCGACCGCTCGCCTACCTCCACACGCTCTCGTTCGTCTGGCTGGTGAAGTACGGCCTCTGGACGGCGGTGGCGCTCAACCTCCGCGTCTCGCTCTACTTCCCCGAAGCCTGGGCCTACTTCGGCATTATGCTCACCCACCTCGCGTTCGTCGGCGAGGCGTACCTCCTCCCGTACGTCGGGCGCACCACCCGGGGCGCGCTGACGTTCGCGCTCGGCCTGGCGCTCCTCAACGATCTCGTCGACTACGGGTTCGCGACGGTGACCGGGAGCTGTGCGCTCGGCACAGTCGGGGAGCGGTGCCTCCTCTACCCGCCGCTTCGGTACGAGCCGGGGCTGGCCCTCCCGCTCCTCACCGTTCTCACGACAGTCGTCAGCGTGTGGCTCGCTTCGTCGGCGTTCGGTCGCCTCGAGGAGGATGAAACGATCGTTTAA
- a CDS encoding HTH domain-containing protein has translation MSDADTRRTVELFVRSLTSSERQACLDATLERLSRLESDGHIDGFTVSVWGDGVCLSGRAAETEAAAEIRERVEEFSEWAESAGVELPGFERRETRSLVTGGCHENLSLPVMALADRTDDDLSFVAPCVDGGTVHTVGDRLAALAGEDGERTRGQSGVSVQAD, from the coding sequence ATGTCCGACGCCGACACCCGCCGTACGGTCGAACTGTTCGTACGCTCGTTGACGTCGAGCGAGCGACAAGCGTGCCTCGATGCGACGCTGGAGCGCCTGTCGCGCCTCGAGTCCGACGGGCACATCGACGGGTTCACCGTCAGCGTGTGGGGTGACGGCGTCTGCCTCTCGGGTCGGGCGGCCGAAACCGAGGCCGCCGCCGAGATCCGCGAGCGCGTCGAGGAGTTCTCCGAGTGGGCGGAGAGCGCGGGCGTCGAACTCCCGGGGTTCGAGCGGCGCGAGACGCGGTCTCTGGTCACCGGCGGGTGCCACGAGAACCTCTCGCTTCCCGTGATGGCGCTCGCGGATCGGACGGACGACGACCTGTCGTTCGTCGCCCCGTGCGTCGACGGGGGGACCGTCCACACGGTCGGGGACCGACTGGCGGCGCTCGCGGGCGAGGACGGCGAGCGCACTCGGGGGCAGTCGGGCGTGTCGGTCCAGGCGGACTGA
- the gatD gene encoding Glu-tRNA(Gln) amidotransferase subunit GatD produces MNSGDRVRVERGDSVYEGVLMPSTTAEQVVVKLDGGYNVGIDREGSDVTVLESDVYEVGGAGGEEATSEVEFDEDLPTIALISTGGTIASTVDYRTGAVTAQFTAEDVLRAVPDLAGRANYRGRVVANILSENMTPDVWRDLAEAVYEEIEAGADGVVVMHGTDTMQYTASALAFVLDTPVPIVFTGSQRSADRPSSDNVMNAVCAVEAAKADCAEVLVCMHATESDDRCALHRGTRVRKNHTSRRDAFETVGNRPLGHVDYETEAVTFDREYAPRGGVELAIAPDLETEVELLKFTPGMDEALLDCCAGKAGLVIEGTGLGHVNTDLVPKLESMIDDGTVVVMTSQCLAGRVCDRVYDTGRDLLDAGVVEGEDMLPGTAKVKLMWALANAEAVEETMRTPIAGELTGRSAPWT; encoded by the coding sequence ATGAACTCAGGCGACCGCGTGCGCGTCGAGCGCGGCGACAGCGTCTACGAGGGCGTCCTCATGCCCTCCACGACGGCCGAGCAGGTCGTCGTGAAGCTCGACGGCGGGTACAACGTCGGCATCGACCGCGAGGGAAGCGACGTGACGGTGCTCGAATCCGACGTCTACGAGGTCGGCGGAGCGGGCGGCGAGGAGGCGACCTCGGAGGTCGAGTTCGACGAGGACCTCCCGACGATCGCGCTCATCTCGACCGGCGGCACCATCGCCTCCACGGTCGACTACCGCACCGGCGCGGTGACGGCGCAGTTCACCGCCGAGGACGTCCTCCGCGCCGTCCCGGACCTCGCGGGGCGGGCGAACTACCGCGGTCGCGTCGTCGCCAACATCCTTTCCGAGAACATGACGCCCGACGTGTGGCGGGACCTCGCGGAGGCGGTGTACGAGGAGATCGAGGCCGGCGCGGACGGCGTCGTCGTCATGCACGGCACGGACACGATGCAGTACACGGCGAGCGCGCTCGCGTTCGTGCTCGACACGCCCGTCCCGATCGTCTTCACGGGCAGCCAGCGTTCGGCCGACCGCCCCTCCTCCGACAACGTGATGAACGCGGTCTGTGCCGTGGAGGCGGCGAAGGCCGACTGCGCGGAGGTGCTCGTCTGCATGCACGCCACCGAGAGCGACGACCGCTGCGCGCTCCACCGGGGCACGCGCGTGCGCAAGAACCACACCTCCCGGCGCGACGCCTTCGAGACGGTCGGCAACCGACCGCTCGGGCACGTGGACTACGAGACCGAGGCGGTCACGTTCGACCGCGAGTACGCCCCCCGCGGCGGGGTCGAACTCGCCATCGCGCCCGACCTGGAGACGGAGGTCGAACTGCTGAAGTTCACCCCCGGGATGGACGAGGCGCTCCTCGACTGCTGCGCGGGGAAGGCCGGCCTCGTGATCGAGGGGACGGGGCTCGGGCACGTCAACACGGACCTCGTCCCGAAGCTCGAGTCGATGATCGACGACGGGACGGTGGTCGTCATGACCAGCCAGTGTCTCGCGGGGCGGGTCTGCGACCGCGTCTACGACACGGGCCGCGACCTGCTCGACGCGGGCGTCGTCGAGGGCGAGGACATGCTCCCCGGCACGGCGAAGGTGAAGCTGATGTGGGCGCTCGCCAACGCCGAGGCGGTCGAGGAGACGATGCGGACGCCGATCGCGGGCGAGCTGACCGGGCGGTCTGCGCCGTGGACGTGA
- a CDS encoding Vms1/Ankzf1 family peptidyl-tRNA hydrolase has protein sequence MLDRLLGRGGLRDRIDDLEEERRHLERRLDAERERRREAVTARQEAEERVNRLEDRIAGLRGELEERDAPDLAFRHREAMGRRRTESVLDRLESVATGPEGALSAMVGDGGGVPDALADLLGERRALVDRAAPCLVYADDARLMSVALSPPLAPDPFCEWGDGFRVEREWFLPAGRHALALVRADTFALGVYDGDERVSFEGFESDVKEQHSKGGFSQARFERIRDGQIRDHLDRCAEALDEVDGIPLYVVGERTVLDRFADRAAATRAVDATGDPEDALADARRAFWRTRLAVI, from the coding sequence ATGCTCGACCGGTTGCTCGGTCGCGGGGGCCTCCGCGACCGCATCGACGACCTGGAGGAGGAGCGCCGACACCTCGAACGGCGGCTCGACGCCGAGCGCGAGCGCCGCCGCGAGGCCGTCACCGCCCGCCAGGAGGCCGAAGAGCGGGTGAACCGACTCGAGGATCGGATCGCGGGCCTGCGCGGCGAACTCGAGGAGCGCGACGCCCCCGACCTCGCGTTCCGCCACCGCGAGGCGATGGGCCGCCGCCGCACCGAGTCGGTCCTCGATCGGCTGGAGAGCGTCGCGACCGGCCCGGAAGGAGCGCTCTCCGCGATGGTCGGAGACGGGGGCGGGGTCCCCGACGCCCTCGCGGACCTGCTGGGCGAGCGGCGGGCGCTGGTCGACAGGGCGGCCCCGTGTCTCGTCTACGCCGACGACGCCCGTCTGATGAGCGTCGCGCTCTCGCCGCCGCTCGCCCCCGACCCGTTCTGCGAGTGGGGAGACGGCTTCCGCGTCGAGCGCGAGTGGTTCCTCCCGGCGGGCCGCCACGCCCTCGCGCTCGTGCGCGCTGACACGTTCGCGCTCGGCGTCTACGACGGCGACGAGCGCGTCTCGTTCGAGGGGTTCGAGAGCGACGTGAAGGAACAGCACTCGAAGGGCGGCTTCTCGCAGGCGCGCTTCGAGCGGATCCGCGACGGACAGATCCGCGACCACCTCGACCGCTGTGCGGAGGCGCTCGACGAGGTCGATGGGATCCCGCTCTACGTCGTCGGCGAGCGGACCGTCCTCGATCGCTTCGCGGACCGCGCCGCGGCCACGCGCGCGGTGGACGCGACGGGCGACCCGGAGGACGCGCTCGCCGACGCCCGCCGCGCGTTCTGGCGGACGCGACTGGCGGTCATCTAA
- a CDS encoding DUF5802 family protein: MFERFSGGYYLGRLYVEPYGGDRPVMQRAQHEWVNRRYYASGEGVERLDTPLVMKLGTRHLAVHGEGGVPEGTLAVPADLVPEGDDDLPDLREVLLAKVDRAAQLLDMGTPVGI; the protein is encoded by the coding sequence ATGTTCGAACGCTTCTCCGGCGGATACTACCTCGGACGGTTGTACGTCGAGCCCTACGGCGGCGACCGGCCGGTCATGCAACGCGCACAGCACGAGTGGGTCAACCGACGCTACTACGCGTCCGGCGAGGGGGTAGAGCGACTCGACACGCCCCTCGTGATGAAACTCGGGACCCGGCACCTCGCGGTCCACGGCGAGGGCGGGGTCCCGGAGGGGACGCTGGCCGTCCCCGCCGACCTCGTCCCCGAGGGCGACGACGACCTCCCCGACCTCCGCGAGGTGCTGCTCGCGAAGGTCGACCGCGCCGCGCAACTGCTCGACATGGGCACCCCCGTCGGTATTTAG
- a CDS encoding dipeptide epimerase, with product MTLTAAFERVALPLARPFGISRGTQTTAENVVVRVSDGEHTGVGAAAPSSYYGETADTVEAVLPDLLAACEAVDDPHNLDGIDARLDAVVGDNPAAKAAVRIACCDLAAKRLDVPLYRLFGLDPGETITSSYTIGIDETDVMREKAEEAVEAGYDVLKTKVGTDRDEEILEAVREAAPDARVRVDANAAWTPREAVETSEVLAAHDVEFLEQPVPPANPADLRYVYERSAVPIAADESCVTLPDVPRVADACDVVNVKLMKCGGPRQAIEMIHAARAHGLEVMLGCMIETNAAIAAACHLAPLLDYADLDGSLLLAEDPYEGVPLPEGRVDLSGVDAPGTGARAR from the coding sequence GTGACGTTGACCGCGGCGTTCGAGCGCGTCGCCCTGCCGCTCGCCCGTCCGTTCGGCATCTCGCGCGGCACGCAGACGACGGCCGAGAACGTGGTGGTGCGCGTGAGCGACGGCGAGCACACCGGCGTCGGGGCGGCCGCACCCTCGTCCTACTACGGCGAGACGGCCGACACCGTCGAGGCCGTCCTGCCCGACCTGCTCGCCGCGTGCGAGGCGGTCGACGATCCCCACAACCTGGATGGGATCGACGCCCGCCTCGACGCGGTCGTCGGGGACAACCCCGCCGCCAAGGCCGCCGTCCGAATCGCCTGCTGCGACCTCGCGGCCAAGCGCCTCGACGTGCCGCTCTACCGGCTGTTCGGCCTCGACCCCGGCGAGACGATCACCTCCTCGTACACGATCGGGATCGACGAGACGGACGTGATGCGCGAGAAGGCAGAGGAGGCCGTCGAGGCGGGATACGACGTCCTCAAGACCAAGGTCGGGACCGACCGCGACGAGGAGATCCTCGAGGCCGTCCGCGAGGCCGCCCCCGACGCCCGCGTCCGCGTGGACGCGAACGCCGCGTGGACGCCCCGCGAGGCCGTCGAGACGAGCGAGGTGCTCGCCGCCCACGACGTGGAGTTCCTCGAACAGCCGGTCCCCCCCGCGAACCCCGCCGACCTGCGGTACGTCTACGAGCGGTCCGCCGTGCCGATCGCCGCCGACGAGTCCTGCGTCACGCTCCCCGACGTGCCGCGGGTGGCCGACGCCTGCGACGTGGTGAACGTCAAGCTGATGAAGTGCGGCGGGCCGCGGCAGGCGATCGAGATGATCCACGCCGCGCGCGCCCACGGCCTCGAGGTCATGCTCGGGTGCATGATCGAGACGAACGCGGCCATCGCCGCCGCCTGCCACCTCGCGCCGCTGCTCGACTACGCCGACCTCGACGGCTCGCTGCTGCTCGCGGAGGACCCCTACGAGGGCGTCCCGCTGCCCGAGGGGCGCGTCGACCTCTCGGGCGTCGACGCGCCCGGCACCGGGGCGCGGGCGCGGTAA
- a CDS encoding potassium channel family protein, protein MASLPVELLVGLYLGLLTGVIPALVSWVLGFVVRYFTGVSIPGFAVVVLGLAIAGVNSGLLALSDRAVLASGERAAVAIVVIVMMSLYAHARGDAMAADFPKRVSLRGLRDRTLSTDVVELVGGRTEVRVVVVGDVGDIEGYPPLPADLRERVRAAEWRLPADLPLSELESRVADRLRTEFDLADVHVGLDERGRARISAAPPLSGLSKRVPSGERAVSLDVLVPTGLARGDEVTLRTADRCVRGTVVSARSGGSPHEPPRGPEVPPPDSAGGSDGGREGSGGADAADADASAPAVGAPTTAGGEGRVTVAVSRADARHLLGSESATVVVEARGTRREFELLAVLRRAGQRVRRIAVGDGPLAERTLGALAVRDEYDVAVLAVRQDGAWRFAPRGSTRLRAGDELYAVGSRDALTRFAEVAG, encoded by the coding sequence ATGGCCTCCCTCCCGGTCGAACTCCTCGTCGGTCTCTACCTCGGCCTCCTGACGGGCGTCATCCCCGCGCTCGTGTCGTGGGTGCTCGGGTTCGTCGTGCGCTACTTCACCGGCGTGTCGATCCCCGGGTTCGCGGTCGTCGTCCTCGGCCTCGCCATCGCGGGCGTCAACAGCGGCCTGCTCGCGCTCAGCGATCGGGCGGTGCTCGCCTCCGGGGAGCGGGCCGCCGTCGCCATCGTCGTCATCGTGATGATGTCGCTGTACGCTCACGCCCGCGGGGACGCCATGGCCGCGGACTTCCCGAAGCGCGTGTCGCTCAGGGGACTGCGCGACCGGACGCTCTCGACCGACGTGGTCGAACTCGTCGGCGGCCGCACCGAGGTTCGCGTCGTCGTCGTCGGTGACGTGGGCGACATCGAGGGGTACCCGCCCCTGCCCGCCGACCTCCGCGAGCGCGTCCGCGCGGCGGAGTGGCGGCTCCCCGCGGACCTCCCCCTCTCCGAACTCGAATCGCGCGTCGCCGACCGTCTGCGGACCGAGTTCGACCTCGCCGACGTGCACGTCGGCCTCGACGAGCGCGGGCGAGCGCGGATCAGCGCCGCCCCGCCGCTGTCCGGGCTCTCGAAGCGCGTCCCGTCGGGCGAGCGCGCCGTCTCGCTCGACGTGCTCGTCCCGACCGGCCTCGCGCGCGGCGACGAGGTGACCCTCCGCACCGCCGACCGGTGCGTCCGCGGAACGGTGGTGAGCGCCCGCTCGGGGGGATCGCCCCACGAGCCGCCCCGCGGACCCGAGGTCCCCCCGCCCGATTCCGCGGGCGGGTCCGACGGGGGGCGCGAGGGGAGCGGGGGGGCCGACGCGGCCGACGCGGACGCCTCCGCTCCCGCCGTCGGCGCGCCGACGACCGCGGGCGGCGAGGGGCGCGTCACGGTCGCCGTCTCGCGTGCCGACGCCCGCCACCTCCTCGGGAGCGAGTCGGCGACTGTCGTCGTCGAGGCGCGGGGGACGCGCCGGGAGTTCGAACTGCTGGCGGTGCTGCGACGCGCGGGCCAGCGCGTCCGTCGGATCGCCGTCGGGGACGGGCCGCTCGCGGAGCGGACCCTCGGCGCGCTGGCGGTCCGCGACGAGTACGACGTCGCCGTCCTCGCGGTCCGTCAGGACGGCGCGTGGCGGTTCGCGCCACGCGGCTCGACCCGCCTGCGCGCCGGCGACGAACTGTACGCGGTCGGGTCGCGCGACGCGCTGACCCGGTTCGCGGAGGTGGCGGGGTGA
- a CDS encoding TIGR04024 family LLM class F420-dependent oxidoreductase, translated as MTIAADLVLPVGEYDDLDPLVEQVRRAEELGYARVSLPEVTGRDGVSLLAHFAAHTDRIGLSNDVFSPYSRSPALLAQTATTLQELSGGRYRLGLGTSSPPVVERWHGRAFDRPLRTLREAIEVIRAVESGERVEYDGEVFSLSGLALTCEPRPTPIDVAALGPKTVELAGRFADGWVPQLFTPDGLRERLGDLRRGVELGGRAPDDLRVALTLRCCALEDGDRAREVARGQVAFMIAAYGPYYRESVASQGHEAVTDEIRDLWREGEREAAVEALPDDLLDDLVAAGTPEEVRATVERFASIDGLDAVRVGSFGRLSHEERLATMEALAPATVDVID; from the coding sequence ATGACGATCGCCGCGGACCTCGTCCTCCCGGTGGGCGAGTACGACGACCTCGACCCGCTGGTCGAACAGGTACGGCGCGCGGAGGAACTCGGCTACGCCCGCGTCTCGCTCCCGGAGGTCACGGGGCGGGACGGCGTCTCGTTGCTCGCGCACTTCGCCGCGCACACCGACCGCATCGGCCTCTCGAACGACGTCTTCTCGCCGTATTCGCGCTCGCCCGCGCTGCTCGCGCAGACGGCGACCACCCTGCAGGAACTCTCGGGCGGGCGCTACCGCCTCGGCCTGGGGACGAGTTCGCCGCCGGTCGTCGAGCGCTGGCACGGGCGGGCGTTCGACCGGCCCCTCCGGACGCTCCGGGAGGCCATCGAGGTGATCCGCGCCGTGGAGTCCGGCGAGCGCGTCGAGTACGACGGCGAGGTGTTCTCGCTCTCCGGGCTGGCGCTCACCTGTGAACCGCGCCCGACGCCGATCGACGTGGCGGCGCTCGGTCCGAAGACGGTCGAACTGGCCGGACGCTTCGCCGACGGGTGGGTGCCCCAACTGTTCACGCCGGACGGCCTGCGCGAGCGCCTGGGGGACCTCCGGCGCGGGGTCGAACTCGGCGGGCGCGCCCCCGACGACCTCCGGGTCGCCCTGACGCTCCGCTGCTGCGCGCTCGAGGACGGCGACCGCGCCCGCGAGGTCGCCCGCGGCCAGGTCGCCTTCATGATCGCCGCGTACGGGCCCTACTACCGCGAGTCGGTCGCGAGCCAGGGCCACGAGGCGGTGACCGACGAGATCCGCGACCTGTGGCGGGAGGGGGAACGCGAGGCCGCCGTCGAGGCGCTCCCCGACGACCTCCTCGACGACCTCGTCGCCGCCGGGACGCCCGAGGAGGTGCGCGCGACCGTCGAGCGCTTCGCGTCGATCGACGGCCTCGACGCGGTCCGCGTCGGCTCGTTCGGTCGGCTCTCCCACGAGGAGCGCCTCGCCACCATGGAGGCGCTCGCCCCGGCGACTGTCGACGTTATCGACTAG
- a CDS encoding ArsR/SmtB family transcription factor yields MDSAALLDLLGNENRRRILRLLARKPCYVTEISEYLGVSPKAVIDHLRKLEDAGLVESRVDDQRRKYFSIARNLRLEVSVSPYGFGAKSAYPASRGLDMTRCRYLTIDVSNPDDAAELGELAGELERLERLSSELSMAQRWVQGRLTEVMDGISEQVRNSATLGSPDGTDARFYAEVLAALANGAERVDEVARRADAAPDLVEEALRRLAKHGVVEREGERWRLTG; encoded by the coding sequence ATGGACTCCGCCGCGTTGCTCGATCTGCTGGGGAACGAGAACCGTCGGCGCATCCTCCGCCTGCTGGCTCGAAAGCCCTGTTACGTCACCGAGATCAGCGAGTACCTCGGCGTCAGCCCGAAGGCGGTCATCGACCACCTCAGGAAGCTCGAAGACGCGGGACTGGTCGAGTCGCGCGTCGACGACCAGCGGCGCAAGTACTTCTCCATCGCGCGCAACCTCCGTCTCGAGGTGAGCGTCTCGCCGTACGGGTTCGGCGCGAAGAGCGCCTATCCCGCCAGCCGGGGGCTCGACATGACGCGCTGTCGGTACCTGACGATCGACGTCTCGAACCCCGACGACGCGGCCGAACTCGGCGAACTCGCGGGCGAACTGGAGCGGCTCGAGCGGCTCTCGAGCGAACTCTCGATGGCCCAGCGGTGGGTGCAGGGTCGGCTGACGGAGGTGATGGACGGCATCTCGGAGCAGGTTCGAAACAGCGCCACGCTGGGATCGCCGGACGGCACCGACGCGCGCTTCTACGCGGAGGTCCTCGCCGCGCTCGCCAACGGCGCAGAGCGCGTCGACGAGGTCGCCCGGCGCGCCGACGCCGCCCCGGACCTCGTCGAGGAGGCGCTCCGCCGCCTCGCGAAGCACGGCGTCGTCGAGCGCGAGGGGGAACGCTGGCGGCTGACCGGATAA
- a CDS encoding ubiquitin-like small modifier protein 1, which yields MHWKLFANLAETAGEREVPLDLEAGATFGDALDALLEAHPELREEVLDADGELRDHVRVLRNSRNPFVSDDGYETVLDADDELAMFPPVSGG from the coding sequence ATGCACTGGAAGCTCTTCGCGAACCTCGCCGAGACCGCCGGCGAGCGGGAGGTCCCGCTCGACCTCGAGGCGGGGGCGACGTTCGGCGACGCCCTCGACGCCCTGCTGGAGGCGCACCCGGAACTCCGCGAGGAGGTGCTCGACGCCGACGGCGAACTGCGGGATCACGTCCGCGTCCTCCGGAACTCCCGCAACCCGTTCGTGAGCGACGACGGCTACGAGACGGTGCTCGACGCGGACGACGAACTCGCCATGTTCCCGCCGGTCAGCGGCGGGTAG
- a CDS encoding DUF1611 domain-containing protein: MRIAVLAHGKFPDDAKTAVGLLRYGDHDVAAVLDRDLADGTGTRVSDYLPDVQDAPVVAGIEDVPEIDALVIGIAPIGGGFDESWRDDVRGALSRGCDVWSGLHYFLSEDEEFARLADEHGCELRDVRRPPADLTVAEGVARDLDATIVTTVGTDCSVGKMTVTLELLEAARDAGLNAGFVPTGQTGIMIEGWGIPIDRTISDFTAGAVERMLVERAEEYDYLFVEGQGSIVHPAYSTVTCGILHGSMPDHLVLCHEAGREVVHGYEEFDLMEPGAAAALYESLAEPVNPAEVVGGALNTAGVADDDAAREALADFGDAIDAPAVDPVRFDADDLVEAIR, translated from the coding sequence ATGCGAATTGCGGTACTTGCGCACGGGAAATTCCCCGACGACGCGAAGACGGCGGTCGGACTGCTCCGCTACGGCGACCACGACGTGGCGGCGGTCCTGGATAGAGACCTCGCCGACGGCACCGGAACGCGCGTCTCCGACTACCTGCCGGACGTGCAGGACGCGCCCGTCGTCGCCGGCATCGAGGACGTGCCCGAGATCGACGCGCTGGTGATCGGCATCGCGCCCATCGGCGGCGGGTTCGACGAGTCCTGGCGCGACGACGTGCGCGGCGCGCTCTCGCGGGGCTGTGACGTCTGGTCGGGGCTGCACTACTTCCTCTCCGAGGACGAGGAGTTCGCCCGCCTCGCCGACGAGCACGGCTGTGAACTCCGGGACGTGCGCCGGCCCCCGGCCGACCTCACCGTCGCGGAGGGCGTCGCCCGCGACCTCGACGCGACGATCGTCACGACCGTCGGCACGGACTGCTCGGTCGGGAAGATGACCGTCACGCTCGAACTCCTGGAGGCGGCCCGCGACGCCGGGCTGAACGCCGGGTTCGTCCCCACCGGACAGACGGGCATCATGATCGAGGGGTGGGGCATCCCCATCGACCGGACGATCAGCGACTTCACCGCGGGCGCGGTCGAGCGGATGCTGGTCGAGCGGGCGGAGGAGTACGACTACCTCTTCGTCGAGGGGCAGGGCTCCATCGTCCACCCGGCCTACTCGACGGTCACGTGCGGCATCCTCCACGGCTCGATGCCGGACCACCTCGTGCTCTGTCACGAGGCGGGCCGCGAGGTCGTCCACGGCTACGAGGAGTTCGACCTGATGGAACCGGGGGCGGCCGCCGCGCTCTACGAGTCGCTGGCCGAACCCGTCAACCCCGCCGAGGTGGTCGGCGGGGCGCTCAACACCGCCGGCGTCGCGGACGACGACGCGGCCCGCGAGGCGCTCGCCGACTTCGGCGACGCCATCGACGCGCCCGCGGTCGATCCCGTGCGCTTCGACGCGGACGACCTCGTGGAGGCGATCAGGTGA
- a CDS encoding GNAT family N-acetyltransferase, with the protein MTDAVEVRRARAEDREAVVAFTADTWPDRGAGDYIQHVFDDWIAGDGDDQRTFVLDVEGEVAGICQGVLLSPTEAWAQGMRVNPDFRGRGVSVDLTRAVFDWAAAAGATVCRNMVFSWNVAGLGQSRAAGFEPETEFRWVHPEPDVDATPDHGDHRVVADADAAWTYWTDSPAREHLHGLGLDPDESWALSEVTRERLRRAADDGGLFAVQGGDDGGTRAMAYRSRTYERPNEAGEAETWAEYGVGAWATHDHARALFAAVAADAAALGADRTRVLVPETVEAVSDAAYARVAVSDEPDFVLAADLTTR; encoded by the coding sequence GTGACCGACGCCGTCGAGGTACGGCGCGCGCGCGCCGAGGACCGGGAGGCGGTCGTGGCGTTCACCGCCGACACGTGGCCCGATCGCGGTGCCGGCGACTACATCCAGCACGTCTTCGACGACTGGATCGCGGGTGACGGCGACGACCAGCGGACGTTCGTCCTCGACGTCGAGGGGGAGGTCGCCGGCATCTGTCAGGGCGTGCTCCTCTCCCCGACGGAGGCGTGGGCCCAGGGGATGCGCGTCAACCCCGACTTCCGCGGTCGGGGCGTCAGCGTCGACCTGACCCGCGCCGTGTTCGACTGGGCGGCGGCGGCCGGCGCGACGGTCTGTCGCAACATGGTCTTCTCGTGGAACGTCGCCGGACTGGGCCAGTCGCGCGCCGCGGGGTTCGAGCCCGAGACGGAGTTCCGCTGGGTGCACCCCGAACCCGACGTCGACGCGACGCCCGATCACGGCGATCACCGGGTCGTCGCCGACGCGGACGCCGCGTGGACCTACTGGACGGACAGCCCCGCGCGCGAGCACCTCCACGGGCTCGGCCTCGATCCCGACGAGTCGTGGGCGCTGTCTGAGGTCACCCGCGAGCGACTCCGCCGCGCGGCCGACGACGGGGGGCTGTTCGCCGTGCAGGGCGGGGACGACGGCGGGACGCGGGCGATGGCCTACCGATCGCGCACATACGAGCGCCCGAACGAGGCGGGCGAGGCGGAGACGTGGGCCGAGTACGGCGTCGGCGCGTGGGCGACGCACGACCACGCGCGGGCGCTGTTCGCGGCCGTCGCCGCCGACGCCGCGGCGCTGGGTGCGGACCGGACGCGCGTGCTCGTCCCCGAGACCGTCGAGGCCGTCTCCGACGCCGCCTACGCGCGGGTCGCCGTCAGCGACGAACCCGACTTCGTGCTCGCGGCCGACCTCACGACCCGCTGA